A genome region from Arachidicoccus soli includes the following:
- a CDS encoding plasmid mobilization protein, producing MHIADDSDIATLIIATVKTKTIKLKESTTNKKEEHNILLVNKTIRFTKKENELVKRRAALCGLSFSQYCRKMAINGYIQAVPAIADITEMRAFKTLLMEYKTNFSRISNKMKASDPYLNEDIKITRDFIQSILEKLKI from the coding sequence GTGCATATTGCTGATGATAGTGATATAGCCACATTAATAATAGCAACAGTAAAAACAAAAACAATAAAATTAAAAGAGAGCACCACGAATAAGAAAGAAGAACATAATATCCTACTGGTCAACAAGACGATTCGTTTTACAAAAAAAGAAAACGAACTGGTCAAAAGGCGTGCAGCGCTTTGTGGACTCAGCTTCTCGCAGTATTGTAGAAAGATGGCGATAAATGGTTATATACAGGCAGTGCCAGCTATCGCCGATATTACAGAAATGAGGGCTTTTAAAACTTTGTTGATGGAATACAAGACCAACTTTAGCCGCATTAGCAATAAGATGAAAGCATCTGATCCTTATTTGAACGAAGACATAAAAATAACCAGAGATTTTATCCAATCCATTTTGGAAAAACTAAAAATATAA